The genomic stretch TAACGTCGGCGGTTCGAGGGCGTGCGCCCAGGGAGGTCCGATGGTGGAGCAGGCGAGGGAGCAGATCCGCATCGACGCGCCGGTCGCCCGGTGCTTCGAGACGCTGACCGCTTTCGAGTCGTACCCGGAGTGGGCCGGTGACCTGAAGCAGGTGACACGGATCGAGGAGGACGTCGAAGGCCGCGCCACGGTGGTCGAGTTCCGAGCCGCGGCGATGGGACGCAGCACCACCTATCAGCTCCGCTACGACTACTCGGCGGCACCGCAGCGACTCGGTTGGGCCCTCGTCGCCGGGGACCTCCCCCGTGAGCTCGACGGCACCTACGTCCTCACGCCGGCCCCCGACGACCCCGAGGCGACCGACGTCACCTACGAGCTCGCCGTCGACCTCGTCTACCCCATCCCGGGCTTCGTGAAGCGCCGCGCCGAGGCGCGGATCATCAAGACCGCGCTCATCGAGCTGAAGGCTCGCGTCGAGGGTGCCCCCCGTCCGGATCTCGACGACGTCGACGGCTGAGGCTCCCCTCCGAACCCGTCGAGGGCTCTCGGATCGCCGTCCCTCGCACCGGTGTGCGAGGGCGTCCGGGGCGCATCGGTGCTGGTCGGCGGCGGACAAAGGCTCAACTGCGGGCTCGGAGACGCCGATGGCTAGTGGACCATGCGCCTGCTCCAGCTCCACCTCGATCCCGATGACGGAACCTTCGTCGAGCTGCACCCCATGTTCACGGTGGTGCGCGGGCTCGACGAGATCGACCGCCAGCGCCTCGTCGCCGTCGTGACCGCCATCGCCGCCGGCGAGGACCCCGGCTGCGAAGGGTCGATCGAGGCCCACGGCGTGGTGATGGACCTCTCCGCCGAGTCGCTGGGGATGCTGGACGCGGGCAGCGAGATCGATCCCGTGGTGCGTCGCCGGGAGCTCCCGGGTGCAGTCCCCTCCTTGTTCGACGCCGGTCCGGACCTCGACCCCGTCGACGTCGACGAGCGGGACGCGGCGGCGATGCTCCTCGCCAACGCCCCGGTGGACACCCATCCCGAGCTCGACAAGGTCCGTCAGCGACGCCGGGACACTCGCGAGGCGGTGGCCGTGCTCCGCTTCGCCGCGGAGCAGGCGGCGCGAGACCTCGACGTCGCCAGTCGGGAGCGTCGCTCGATCGGGGAACGCCTCGACGCGGCGACGGTCCGCGCTGCCTCGCCCCCCGGGCCCGAGCACCGCCGGGGGCCGGCCGCCGTGCAGGTCGTCGAGCTCCAGAAGGAGCTCGACGCGATCGACGCCGGCATCATCGAGCTCGAAGGGATCGACGAGCGCCCCATCGCCGTGCTCCTCGACGCGATCGAGAACCCGGATCCGGTCGAGGAGGTCCCGTCGCCACGGGCCCAGGAGCTGGCCGATCGCTTCGCCGCCCTGCAGCTCGAGGTGGCAGCCCTGGAGGACCGGATGGAGGCCGAGGGTCGGGGCCCGGCGTCGGTCATGCGTCGCCTCGACGAGGCACGTGCCGCCTTCCAGGCCGCCGAACGGTCGGCGATGCGGGCCGACATCGCCCCGGAGGACGACGCTGCGCTCGCCACCGCGCACGAGAAGGTGCTGGAGGCCGAGCGCAAGGCGTCGGGCCTGCGATCGCGCTCCGGGCAGCGCAAGCTCGCCGAGGCGCTGGCCGAGCAGCAGGAGATCCTCGATCGCATGGGGTTCCCGACGTGGAGCGCCTACGTCATGGGTGCCACCTTGATGGGCACCGACCCCGCTGCCCAGGAGCGTCTCGACGCCGCCCGTCAGGAGCAGTTCGCGGCCGAGGACGAGTGGGCCGAGGTCAGCGCCCGGATGGAGGCCGACCCCGATCACCATGCCCTCCTCGACCAGCTCGAACAGGTGGAGATCGACGCCGTCTCGCTCCTCCTCGAGCACGGGGTCCCCGTGCCCGACGAGCGGATCGGGCTCGAGTCCACCCTGCGTGACGTCCGTCAGCCCAAGGACGACGTCACCGTCGCCCAGCTCGTCGACGCCCTCGCCTTCCACCTCGAGACCATCGGCCTCACCCTCGACCCGGGCTCGCGGGACCGCGAGAGCGTCACCCGCGTGGCCCAGGCGTTCCTCGCCGAGGCGGAGGGGATCGCCGAGCGGATCGAGGAGCTCACCACCGAACGCCGCCGTCACGAGGCCCGCCTCGCCGACGCCCGCTCGCGTGCCGAGGCCGAGGCGTGGGAGGCCCTCGAGGCGTCGGTCGACGGCGCCATCGCCGACCCCGAGCCCACGCTCGCCGAGCTCGAGGAGATGCTCGCCGAGGCCACCGCGACCGAGGCCGAGCTGAGCGAGATCCTGGAGGGCCGCAACGCCCTGCTCGACGTGGCGTTGATCGCCGACCGACGGGCCGCCGAGAAGGCCCTCGCCGTGGCCGGGGAGGTCCTCGCCGACGATGACCTCGATCCTCGTGACGTCGTGGCCCGGTACGCCGGTCAGAGCGGCACCGTCTACGCCGCCCGACCGGGCTGGTCGGAGATCGACGCCGAGGCGATCGAGTTCTACCTGCTCGCCCGACTCGCCGCTCAACGACAGGTCTCCTACGCCGGCTCCGCGCCGATGGTCATCGACGACGCCCTGGCCGGGGTGCCCGAGAGCGACGTGCGCCGGATCCTCGACGGGCTGGGTCGCATGGCGGAGTCGGTGCAGATCGTCTACGTCACCGACGATCCCGTCGTGATCGACTGGGCGCAGCAGCGCGGCGAGGACGTCGCCGTGGCCGATCGCCTGGCGACCGGAGCCGAGTCCACCGTCTGAGCGCCCCTGCGCCCACCCGATCGGGCAGCCGGGTCCACGATCCGAGGCGATCGGGACCGGGGCGGCCTTCCGCCGGCGCGCCGAGGGGTGGTCCGTGGCCGTGGCCGCCCGTCCGGCCCCCGGGGGAGGGGCACTACGATCGGCGCGCACGCAACCAGAGGAGACAGGGTGGCCCTCATCGACGAAACCGCAGTCAAGGAGCTCGTCGCGTTCCGCAGCGGCGGCGCCCCGGTCGTGTCCGTCTACCTCGACGTCGACGGTCGTCGTCAGGTGCTCCGCCAGGACGTCGAGCGCCAGTTCGAGCACCTCGCCCGTGACGTCGCCGCCCGGCCAGAGGCCGAGGCGGCCGCCCCCGACCTGGCCCGCATCGCCGAGTTCCTGCAGAAGGACCTCGACCGGTCCGGCGTCCGCGGCCTCGCCGTCTTCTCGTGCGCGCCCGAGGGCCTCTGGGAGGTCGTGTCCCTCCCCGTTCCCGTCGCGGCCACCATCCACATCGGCCAGGGTGCCGCCGTCGCCCAGCTCGAGGCCGTCGTCCAGGAGCTCGAGCCCCTGGGGATCCTCCTCACCGATCGCCAGCGAGCGCGCCTGTTCGTGTACCAGATGGGTGAGCTGGTCGACCGCACCGAGCTCTTCGACGCCCTGCCCCGCAACGACTTCGATCGCCACGACGACGCCAGTCGGGGGGCGGATCGTTACGACCACCACGTCGACGAGGTCGCCCTCCAGCACCTCCGCCACGCCGCCGCCGGGGCGTTCGAGCTCTACCAGGACCACGGCTTCGCCCACCTGGCGGTCGGCGCCTCCGACGAGGTGGCCGGCACGGTCGAGGGGCTGTTGCACCCGTACCTGCGCGAGCGCCTCTGCGGACGGGTGCCCCTGACGGTGAACGCGTCCGACGCCGAGGTCCTGGCGGCGGCCCTCGAGGTGGAGCACCAGATCGAGCGCTCGAAGGAGGCCGCCCTGGTGGCCCAGCTCCGCGACGCCGTCGGTGCCGACTCGCGCGGCGTCGCCGGACTCGCCGACGTCCTCACCGCCCTGGGCGAGCGCCGGGTCGCCCACCTCCTGGTCTCTCAGGGCTACGAGGAGGCGGGTTGGCGGTGTCCGGGCTGCGGCGGGCTCTCCGCGCGCGGCCCTGCATGCCCGGTCGACGCTGCGCCGATGGACCGAGTCGACGACGTCGTCGAGGAGGCCGTCCAGCACGCCATGGCCCAGGGCGCCAAGGTCGAGGTGTGCATCGGCAACGCCGACCTCGACGTGCTG from Acidimicrobiales bacterium encodes the following:
- a CDS encoding SRPBCC family protein, giving the protein MVEQAREQIRIDAPVARCFETLTAFESYPEWAGDLKQVTRIEEDVEGRATVVEFRAAAMGRSTTYQLRYDYSAAPQRLGWALVAGDLPRELDGTYVLTPAPDDPEATDVTYELAVDLVYPIPGFVKRRAEARIIKTALIELKARVEGAPRPDLDDVDG